In Podospora pseudopauciseta strain CBS 411.78 chromosome 2 map unlocalized CBS411.78m_2, whole genome shotgun sequence, the genomic stretch CAAAGGcagccgaggacgagggagacGACTTAAAGGAGCGCCTGGAGAGTGCTTTGTGGGCCAGAAGCAACACCCGACGCCCTTGTGCAGACCAATCATTCTTGATGCGGTTGAACTTCTCTCTAACTTCAGGATTCAAGGTCATGGCAACGCCCGAACTACCAGTAAAGTTGGTACAACGGTCCATCAATATCTCTGGAGCTCCCTTGATAGTCAAGAGCCTGTCACAAAATGTCAGCGAGTGGGTACTGGGAGGTTGTGATAGGAAAACTTACATATCGCCAGGCTCAAAGACAGACGCCGTTCCAGTTGGCAAAGCCAAGCTCAGCCCATCAGGATGGGTGTATCCCAGAACGCGAATCATGAACTTGTTCTTGCTGTTGAAGGCGAGGTTGAACTTCGTAGCCCAGCAGCGCTTGAGCTCAGACACAGGACCCAAGCCTTCTGCAAACCGCAGAATGGCTTGGTCAGTAGCGTCACCGTGAATCTTTCTTTCGCTAGCGGGCAGGTTCCTCGTGGCAGCGTCAAACTCTCCAGCGTTGCAAAGCCCAGCAACGCTGCGCAGCTGGTCAATGGAGTTGCTCGCCATGTCACCGTTGGTAAGTCGCTCGGCGATGGCAACATCGAGGATGCCATCCACAGTCATTTCCTTGCCACCAAGGGCACAGTCTGTGACCACCATTTTGTTCTGCAGATGTTGGGTAAGTACGATTGCGCCGAAATGATGAGGACGCAACTTACTTCTGTCAGTGTCCCAGTCTTGTCCGAACAAATGACAGACACAGACCCAAGCGTCTCAACAGTCTTCAACGACTTGCACAAGACCTTGTTCTTCCGCATCATATTCGCACTGATCGTCAGACTGGCCGTCAACGCTACTGGCAAGCCTTCAGGAATGAAAGCCACAGCAACCGACACACAAGCAACGATTAGATTAGGGACACTGATCCAGTCTGGATACGTAGTCCTCAGCCAGGCGGCCCTATCAAACAGTGTCAGTGCGCCGTCAAGTGAACAAGCCATGTAGGTTCGTACCAAATAACAACAACCGCAATGATCATAACCACCATGATGGAACAAATGACATAGACAAAGTTGAGAACCTCCCTCTCAAGAGGCGTCATCCCCTTCTTAGGCTCATTGGTCAACTTGGCAATCCGTCCAAACACCGTCTTGTTGCCAGTTGCGACAACAACTCCAGTGCAAGTACCAAACGAGCAATGGGTGCCCTGCAAACCAATGTTCTTGGTCTCGAGGTAGTTCTCATCCGTAGCATCAACAGTGGCAGCAAGAGGGACCGATTCACCTTCAAAGCAACGATCAGCAACACCTCACACTCCTCTCGCCAAGTTGGCAGACTCACCAGTAAGGATCGACCGATCAAACTTAGCATCACTCGACACCTGCACAAACCTCACATCCGCCGGCAACTTATTCCCCGCCTTGACCAGCAACACATCTCCAGGAACAATATCAGCAGCCATGGCCGAAACCTGAACGCCTTCCCGAATCAAAAGACACTCCTCAGGAATCATATTCTTGATGGAAGCCATGACCCGAGACGACGACCAGTCCTGCCACATGTTGAAGGCGGCCTGAATGAAGAACACAGCAAGCAAGACGATAGCCAAGGCCAAGTTGGCCTGGGCCGGGGGTTGTCCCAGGGGCTTCCAAGcaacgaagacgaggatggagccgacgaggaggacaGAACCGAAGCCCTTAAAGAAGTAGCCCATGATTTGTTGGAAGTGGTGGGTCTccgggggagagggcgtgTTTTTGCCATATTCAGTGACGCGGCGCTTGATTTGGTCTTGAGAGAGGCCTTggtcgagggaggtggtCCAGCGATTGACAACGTCAGCAACGGGAAGGGTGTGCCATTCGAGGTCGGCAAGGCCTGTCATCATCAGACATATCGTCAGCCTTCCCGAACCGCAAATGTGACCAAGAGAAAACAAAGTACCTGTCGCAGAAGCCTTTGAGACCTTGTTGGCCACTTCAGCCTTGCGGTTGTAATCATCAATGTCGATGGAGCTGGTCAAGCGTGTTAGTACACGTTGATGACACACAAGCCTGCTGGAGACTTACACAGTCCGGTACTGAATAGGCAGCGCCGCAGAGGGATCCATACCACCACCGGTATTCGAACGAACACTCCGAATTGACATGGAACCATGAGAGCGAGTACGCTCAAGCCCAGGACCTTGAACCGGTCGGCTCGCAGACCGACCGGCCTCAACGTCGTTATCCTGCCATCGAATGCGAGATTTGTCTCCTCGTTTACCCATTACGAGTCAATCGGGGATAATATGGGTAAGACTGGTGTTACAAGATAGAGTCAAGACAGtgcagagggaggaaggaACAGGTAGGAGAAGTGAGACTGATAACACCCGACTGGACAAAGGGCGTACCAGCTTCTTATGAGAACCACTCCGAGGAGGCACTGCCCAAGTACGTACAgtacctccccctcccacgcCGCGGCCCTTCAATTGTGCCACTGCTGGTCCTGGAGATTATTCCTCGATAGAGGCAAGCCCTCTCCCGGGATATCACAGCAAGGGCACATGCTCTGCCGCGGCATTCAACGCACCAATCTCAAAATAGCCATGACAATGAGTGCTCTTTCAAGGACTGGTCAGTATGCATCTCGTTGGAGACTGAAACAAGATAGATGACTGCGCCAAAGGAatcccaccaacctcatTAGCTACCTACACCGCGGCGTCAATGATCCGGACGTAGCACTTGAGTTCTGAAGTAGACAGGGAGGGATCCATACCAGAGAAATACGTAACACGAAACACCACAAAACCCCTCAACCCCATTCCGAATCCCATGATGCGTGAAATGCATTGCCACGGCGATGAAAGTCGGTCGAGACCACCGCCTCTCGCATTTGGGAGGAAGGTGTGACGAAGCACCTAGCACTTGCCTCAAGCTTTCGCGATGCCGGAAGGAGCGATACTCCTCGTGTCGGGTGGAAAGAGCtaccacccaaccaaccaaggTAATATGTACCCCAAGTCCCCTACCTAAGTACCTTGCCTCAGTATCCCcctaaccaccaccagaaaaTCACTCATACCCATCCAGCTCAGCACCCATCCCAGCCCTGATATCAGGAACCTCCCCTCACTGTCGAATTAAGCTTTTCCACCGGCACCCGGAAGGCGGAAAAAACAACCCGAGTTGTCCACCGCTCATTGAATGCAAGGAGCTTGGGCCAACATCCCCTTTTAGCTTGCTTCTCTCCTGTCGTAGCTTCCAACACagcccccctttcccttttcccACCGACACCCACAAAGGAGACCGGTTCACCCCATGTAGTCAAACGAATCTAGaacctctctctccacaTGGTTGCCATCGGCTGTGAGGTGGGTGCCCTTGCCGCTCGGAAGAGGGGCTAGCTACAAGCTGGTATAGCTCCAGTCAGACGGGCAAGCACTGCCACCCTCACTAACACTGAGGGAGAAAAAGAGACAAAGCACTTTTGGATAAAATATTACCATGTCGTGTCGTGCCACAACGGGATTTCTCCATGAGGCATCCCTAACGCTGCCATCAAGTGAGCCAAGACACCATAAGAACGGGGAGGCCTCCCGGGGAAATCTATTAGGTTTGTATGGGGCTGGGAATCGACATGGCCAACGAGTGTCAACTCGTATATAACACAGACAGCAAGCCGCCCTCAGACAAAGGTGGTCAACCCAATCTCATCACTCTGCACTTAACTACCTACGCAATAAAAATTTGTGTGAATATTGTCAttccaacacccccctttctAGGGTGTTGACACACTGTCttggcaccaccagcaaatCCCCTCAGCAACCAACCATCCAACCAACGAACCAACCACCTGTCAATCACAATCACGCTCCCCCATACAAAAAAAGTATTCCAACAAGTCAATTCTTCAAAGCTGCCTAGCTTACATCTatgttgtgtgtgtggtggacTGTTTCCATTGCTCTTGACTGTCCCCAATCCCACCTGATGGCCCAGTAGTAGGAAATACCCTCGTGACGCCGAGAAGCGCAAAATGAgcgagaaaaaaataaaaacaaaaagaaaaaatatatGTCCATAGGATATACCTTCCATCCCAAGACCGCATCACCCAACACAGCGCGTATGTTTTCCCTGCCACTGATCATCAATTTGCGACAAGAATGGTGGCGCCCTCGATTCCGTGATCCGACAAAGATGCAAtataaccccccctccccgtcccaaGAGGCCAATGTTGTTGACCACCCCCAAACAGTAAGAAataaaagcaaaaaaaaaatcactGTGTATAATCCCCCAACGTTCTTTGCCCATCCTCCAAACACGCCTAACCCGCAAAAGCCGTGACTTCGTGAGTCCTGTATAGGGAGCTTTCACGGGAACAAAAAAGGCAAATGATTAGGCCGTAGGTAAAGCTACGTTCCAATAGTAAAACGGCCATAACAGCAGACCAAAACCACTGTGCTGGGTATCAATGTCGCATTTCTGCTCCGAAACCTTGCCGAAAAGGCGATGATGTGAAGTACTTCTGATCTCTGCGGGACAGAGTTCAACCCTAACCAAAAGGCAGCTTTCAAGCCACCGCAATTCTCCTTCGCTTAGACGGCGTCAACGCAATGGCCCGTACGCTGCGACTTCGGCGTAGCGTGATTGCTTCAGAAGTCCCGCGGTCGTCCCGTGGCGTGTCTCCTGCAGAAGAGCTGCGAACACGGTGTGGTGTGCTTC encodes the following:
- a CDS encoding uncharacterized protein (EggNog:ENOG503NUZM; COG:P) gives rise to the protein MGKRGDKSRIRWQDNDVEAGRSASRPVQGPGLERTRSHGSMSIRSVRSNTGGGMDPSAALPIQYRTVSIDIDDYNRKAEVANKVSKASATGTLFSLGHICGSGRLTICLMMTGLADLEWHTLPVADVVNRWTTSLDQGLSQDQIKRRVTEYGKNTPSPPETHHFQQIMGYFFKGFGSVLLVGSILVFVAWKPLGQPPAQANLALAIVLLAVFFIQAAFNMWQDWSSSRVMASIKNMIPEECLLIREGVQVSAMAADIVPGDVLLVKAGNKLPADVRFVQVSSDAKFDRSILTGESVPLAATVDATDENYLETKNIGLQGTHCSFGTCTGVVVATGNKTVFGRIAKLTNEPKKGMTPLEREVLNFVYVICSIMVVMIIAVVVIWAAWLRTTYPDWISVPNLIVACVSVAVAFIPEGLPVALTASLTISANMMRKNKVLCKSLKTVETLGSVSVICSDKTGTLTENKMVVTDCALGGKEMTVDGILDVAIAERLTNGDMASNSIDQLRSVAGLCNAGEFDAATRNLPASERKIHGDATDQAILRFAEGLGPVSELKRCWATKFNLAFNSKNKFMIRVLGYTHPDGLSLALPTGTASVFEPGDMLLTIKGAPEILMDRCTNFTGSSGVAMTLNPEVREKFNRIKNDWSAQGRRVLLLAHKALSRRSFKSSPSSSAAFEAETLEQAKSGLTLVGLVAIVDPPRPEIPEVVKTLRTAGIRMFMVTGDFALTAQAIARECGIITNPDSVVANVTALSREPTETKNHKDHTPSEEGDEELSKSIVLTGPDLITLNSTQWDALVSYNEVVFARTTPEQKLRIVRELQDRGHVVGMTGDGVNDAPALRAADIGIAIGGGSDIAIEAADMVLLESFSSVVEAVRFGRVLFDNLKKTIAYLLPAGSFAEFWPIMTNVAFGLPQILSSFLMIIICCFTDCLAATALAYEAPEADVLKRPPRRVGVDRLVDWRLIVQSYGFVGVIETVVAFAMAYWFLEREGVKFGNLWFGFGRVPGGMSGEEVVARLNVASSVYFVTLVVMQWFNLLAVRTRRLSIFQHPPLFNKETRNYYLFPAVLFSLVMAFFWLYIPSLQSVLGTAEVPVEYWFLPMCFGLGILLLDEGRKCMVRRYPGGFWGRVAW